From a region of the Daphnia pulicaria isolate SC F1-1A chromosome 1, SC_F0-13Bv2, whole genome shotgun sequence genome:
- the LOC124320383 gene encoding rhamnose-binding lectin-like: protein MIRADPLHFICFILVSSLGLLQQVASQTALQSDREIYESFTCEWKTKTLTCPDGQGILIDFANYGRTTHPVCVMDPVRDAPNNCSTPNHTNLVASFCNGMSNCVVPATNEFFGDPCRTIVKYLQINYHCETLIPSAIKESFTCEWQSKTLTCPSGQIIIVDYANYGRTTHPVCVMDPVRDGPNTCGNPSHTSVVASLCIGQSNCVVPATNFVFGDPCPTIVKYLQIQYHCA from the exons ATGATTCGAGCAGATCCGCTTcactttatttgttttattctagTCAGTTCTCTCGGCCTTCTG CAACAAGTTGCAAGCCAGACAGCGCTCCAATCTGATCGAG AGATCTACGAATCATTCACCTGTGAATGGAAAACCAAAACTTTAACCTGCCCCGATGGACAAGgcattttaattgattttgccAACTACGGGCGTACAACCCACCCAGTTTGCGTGATGGACCCGGTGCGTGACGCACCCAATAATTGTAGCACCCCGAATCACACGAACTTAGTCGCGTCATTCTGTAATGGTATGTCGAATTGCGTCGTCCCCGCTACCAATGAATTTTTTGGTGACCCATGTCGTACCATTGTCAAATATTTGCAAATCAACTACCACTGCGAGACTTTGATCCCATCTGCGATCAAAGAATCGTTTACTTGCGAGTGGCAATCCAAAACGTTGACTTGCCCCAGCGGCCAAATCATCATCGTCGATTACGCCAACTACGGCCGTACAACCCACCCAGTTTGCGTGATGGACCCGGTGCGTGACGGACCCAATACTTGTGGCAACCCGTCTCACACGAGCGTCGTCGCGTCATTATGCATCGGCCAGTCGAATTGCGTTGTCCCCGCtaccaattttgtttttggtgaCCCATGTCCTACCATTGTCAAATATTTGCAAATCCAATATCACTGTGCTTGA
- the LOC124320982 gene encoding uncharacterized protein LOC124320982, which yields MSKKIFTTIALALLPLVLLMWLSSHQSSSSPQLITAPTSAYSQLVTTTSTYSTSAIDGHPEAESMSAEEIFRYLHWTNSTSCQFAVDFGFMIYGAAGLFAPDGHKAVCLDKSIAPVYNNCLVYSFGINNLWSFDESMEKFGCQVYSFDPSMGVKDYIRTEKIHFYNIGLSGVDGLHPTKG from the exons ATGTCGAAGAAAATCTTCACTACCATTGCTTTGGCACTGCTCCCCTTGGTTTTGTTGATGTGGCTGTCATCTCATCAATCGTCATCTAGTCCCCAGCTGATAACTGCGCCTACTTCTGCCTACAGTCAATTAGTTACAACAACCAGCACTTATTCGACTAGCGCCATCGACGGACACCCGGAAGCTGAATCCATGTCAGCCGAGGAGATCTTCCGCTATTTGCACTGGACCAACAGCACGTCGTGTCAATTCGCTGTTGATTTCGGTTTCATGATATACGGTGCTGCAGGCCTATTTGCACCGGACGGCCACAAAGCTGTCTGTCTCGACAAATCCATCGCTCCCGTCTACAATAATTGTCTCGTCTACTCGTTTGGCATCAACAATCTGT GGTCGTTCGATGAATCCATGGAAAAGTTCGGATGCCAAGTCTATTCTTTCGATCCATCTATGGGAGTGAAAGATTACATTCGGACTGAGAAAATCCATTTCTACAACATCGGCCTGTCCGGAGTGGATGGATTGCATCCCACCAAGGGATGA